DNA from Kitasatospora herbaricolor:
TGAGCGGCCGGCGCCCCGTCCTGACCCGACCGCGCCCCGACCACCGGCCGCGGCCGGGCGCCGACGCGGAGCCGCCCCCACCACCCCGTCGAGAAACCACCGGGAGACCGAGGAACCATGGCAGGAATCGCCTACGACAGACAGACCGCCGAGGACTACCGGATCGCCCGGGAGGTGCCCCGGAGCGGGCTGGACGCCTGGCGCGCGGCCATCGCCGCCGAGACCGCCCTCGCCCCCGGCAGCACCGTCCTGGACGTCGGGGCCGGGACGGGCGCGTTCGCCACCGCCTTCCACGACTGGTTCGGCGTCCGGGTGCTCGCCGTCGACCCGGCGGAGGCCATGCGCGCGATGATCCCCCGCACGGAGGGCATCGAGGTCCTCGACGGCCGGGCCGACGCCCTGCCCGTCCCGGACGGCTGCGCGGACGCCGCCTGGCTGGGCTCCGTCGTCCACCACCTGCCCGACCTGCCGGGCGCCGCCGCGGAACTGCGACGGGCGCTGAAGCCGGGGGCCCCGGTGCTGATCCGCAACATCTTCCCCGGCCGCGCCGACCGGGACCTGCGGGTGCGGTTCTTCCCCGGGACCGAGCGCCTGATCGAGGGGTACCCGACCGTCGAGCAGGTCTGCGCGGCCTTCGCCACCGCCGGGTTCACCCGGACCGCCCTGCGCGCCGTGCCCCAGGAGAGCGCCGCCGACCTGGGCACCTTCGCCGCCCGGATCCGCCGGGACGCCGACTCCAAGCTGCGCGGCCTCACCGACGAGGAGTTCGAGCGCGGCATGGCCCGGCTGCGGGCCACCGCGGCGGCCGAGCCGGGGCACCCCGCCACCAGCTGGATGGACCTGCTGGTGCTCTCCTGAGCCGCGAGCCGCCCGGGCCCGGCGCGGTCGCCGGGCCCGGGTCCGGGCTCAGTACCGGGTACCGGTGGGCGCGGGCAGCGCGTCCAGTTCGGCGAGGTCCTCCGCGGTGAGCAGCAGATCGGCCGAAGCCGCGTTGTCCTCCAGGTACTTGGGCGTCTTGGTGCCCGGGATCGGAAGCACCAGGCGGCCCTGTGCCAGCACCCAGGCGAGCGCGACCTGGGCCGGCGTGGCGCCGCGCCGGTCGGCGATCCTCCCGACGCCGGCCACGATCGCCTGGTTGGCCGCCAGCGCCTCCTGCTGGAAGCGCGGCAGCCGCCGGCGGAAGTCGTCGTCCGGCAGGTCGTCCGCCGAGCTGAACCGGCCGGCCAGGAACCCCCGGCCGAGCGGCGAGAAGGGCAGGAAGGCGATGCCCTGCTCCTCGGTGTACGGCAGCACCTCGGCGAGCGCGTCCCTGGTCCAGAGCGAGAGCTCGGACTGCACGGAGGCGACCGGGTGGACGGCCTGGGCCCGCCGGATCTGCTCGACGCTCACCTCGGAGAGGCCGATCCGCCGGGCCTTGCCGGCCGCCACCACCTCCGCCAGGGCGCCCCAGCTCTCCTCGATCGGCACCTGCGGGTCGACCCGGTGCAGCTGGTACAGGTCGACGTGGTCGGTGCCCAGCCGGCGCAGGCTCTCGTCGATCGAGCGGTGGATGTGGTCGGGCCGGCCGTTGTTGACCACCGGCCGCTCGCCGTCGCTCACCACCAGGCCGACCTTGGTGGCCAGCACGGCCCGCTCGCGGTGGCCGCCGCCGAGCGCGGCGCCGACCAGCTCCTCGTTGCTGTAGGGGCCGTAGACGTCGGCGGTGTCGATCAGGGTGACCCCGAGGTCGAGGGCGCCGCGGATCACCGCGGTGGAGGTGGCGTCGTCCCGTCCACGGGGGTCGTAGGCCCAGGTCATGCCCATGCAGCCGAGACCCACCACGCCGACCTCGGGACCGCCGACTCCGAGTGTGCTGCTACGCATGACTGATGCTCCTTCAGGTACGGGACCGGTGTACGGGGACAGCCTGCACCTTCGAGTGCGCTCGAAGGCAAGCATGATCGGCTCGGCGCGGCGCACTGCGGCGTCGACCCGCGCCCGGGGGCCGACGGGCCTTCGGGCTCCCCGCTCAGTCCACCCCGGCGAACTGCTCGGTGCCCACCACCCGGAGCAGGGCCAGGCGGTCCGCCGTGTCGCTCCCCGGCGGCGGGGTGAGCAGGACCAGCCGCTGGTCCCCCTCGGGGGCGAGCAGGATCTGGCAGTCCAGGTCGACCGGCCCGATCACCGGGTGCAGCACCCGCATCCGGCTGTGCCGGCGGACCGCCACCTCGTGCAGCTCCCAGAGGCCGGCGAACTCCTCGCTGGCCCCCCGGAGCCGCTCCACCAGGCGGGTTGCGGCCGGGTCGCCCGCCCGGCGGCCCACGGCCGCGCGCAGGTCGGCGACATGGACCCGACTGTAGTGCTCGTGCTCCTCCGCCGGGTAGGCAGCCCGCGCGGCCGGGTCCGCGAACCATCGCCAGACCACGTTCCGCCCGTGCTCGGAGACCGTGCACACCCCGCCGAGCAGCGCGCGGGCCGTCGCGTTCTGGGCCAGCACGTCGCCCAGCTCGCCGAGCACCTGCGCCGGTGTGCCCGGGAGTTGGTCGAGCAGGTGCAGCAGGCCGGGGGCGACGTGGTCGCCGGCCACCCGCCCGGCCGGCGGCCGGTGACCGGCCAGCAGGTGCAGGTGGTCCCGCTCGTCCGTGCTCAGACGCAGGGCGCGGGCCAGCGCGGCGAGCATCTGGGGCGAGGGCTGCGGGCCCCGGGCCTGTTCCAGGCGGATGTAGTAGTCCGCCGACATCCCGGCCAGCTGGGCCACCTCCTCGCGCCGCAGGCCCGGGATGCGCCGCCGGGGGCCGGCGGGCAGGCCGGCGTCCTGCGGGCGGACCCGGTCCCGGGAACGGCGCAGGAAGTCGGCGAGCTCTCGTCGGTCGATCGTCATACCGCCCATCCTGCCGGATCCTCCGGGGCCGTGACCAGCGCCTTCTCCCCTGGACAGAAAGGCAGCTGACAGGGCGGCAGGCTCCGGTCGGGGGCCGCCGCGCCCAGCCTGGGACTGCCGGTCCCAGGGTCGGCGGGGCTCTCCCGGCCGCGACCCGGCCGCGGCAGTGTTCTCGGTGCCGGAGCGAACGACCGGCGACCACCCCGCCGGCGCCGCAGGCGCCGGGCACCGACGCCGCAGGCGCCGGGCACCGAAGGAGCAGCACATGGCCACCGTCACCGTCGCCGACGCCCAGGTCCACTACCGGAGCACCGGCTCGGGCCCCGTCCTCGTCCTCGTGCACGGCACGGGTTCGGCCGGCGCCGAACTCACCTGGGGCCGGACGGCCCCCCGCTTCACCGGGCGCACGGTGGTCACCCCGGACCTCTCCGGCACCGACCGGACCACCGACGGCGGCGGGCCGCTGACCGTGGAGGGCCTCGCCGCCCAGGTCATCGCCGTCGTCGAGGAGGTGGCGGACGGCCCGGTGGACCTGCTCGGCTTCTCGATGGGCTCCCCGGTGGCCGCCGCCGTCGCGGCCCTGCGTCCCGACCTGGTCCGGCGCCTGGTCCTGGTGGCCGGCTGGGCCCACACCGACGGCGACGAGTACCTGCGGAACCTCTTCACCCTGTGGAGCAACCTCGGCGTGAGCGACCCCGCCTCCTTCGGCCGGAGCGTGGCCATGACCGGGTTCAGCCGCGGCTTCCTCAACGCGATCGGCCGCGCGGAGGTGGAGGCCCTGATCCCCAACATGCCGCCCACGCCGGGCACCCTGCGGCACGTGGACCT
Protein-coding regions in this window:
- a CDS encoding class I SAM-dependent methyltransferase is translated as MAGIAYDRQTAEDYRIAREVPRSGLDAWRAAIAAETALAPGSTVLDVGAGTGAFATAFHDWFGVRVLAVDPAEAMRAMIPRTEGIEVLDGRADALPVPDGCADAAWLGSVVHHLPDLPGAAAELRRALKPGAPVLIRNIFPGRADRDLRVRFFPGTERLIEGYPTVEQVCAAFATAGFTRTALRAVPQESAADLGTFAARIRRDADSKLRGLTDEEFERGMARLRATAAAEPGHPATSWMDLLVLS
- a CDS encoding aldo/keto reductase — translated: MRSSTLGVGGPEVGVVGLGCMGMTWAYDPRGRDDATSTAVIRGALDLGVTLIDTADVYGPYSNEELVGAALGGGHRERAVLATKVGLVVSDGERPVVNNGRPDHIHRSIDESLRRLGTDHVDLYQLHRVDPQVPIEESWGALAEVVAAGKARRIGLSEVSVEQIRRAQAVHPVASVQSELSLWTRDALAEVLPYTEEQGIAFLPFSPLGRGFLAGRFSSADDLPDDDFRRRLPRFQQEALAANQAIVAGVGRIADRRGATPAQVALAWVLAQGRLVLPIPGTKTPKYLEDNAASADLLLTAEDLAELDALPAPTGTRY
- a CDS encoding helix-turn-helix transcriptional regulator, translating into MGGMTIDRRELADFLRRSRDRVRPQDAGLPAGPRRRIPGLRREEVAQLAGMSADYYIRLEQARGPQPSPQMLAALARALRLSTDERDHLHLLAGHRPPAGRVAGDHVAPGLLHLLDQLPGTPAQVLGELGDVLAQNATARALLGGVCTVSEHGRNVVWRWFADPAARAAYPAEEHEHYSRVHVADLRAAVGRRAGDPAATRLVERLRGASEEFAGLWELHEVAVRRHSRMRVLHPVIGPVDLDCQILLAPEGDQRLVLLTPPPGSDTADRLALLRVVGTEQFAGVD
- a CDS encoding alpha/beta fold hydrolase; this encodes MATVTVADAQVHYRSTGSGPVLVLVHGTGSAGAELTWGRTAPRFTGRTVVTPDLSGTDRTTDGGGPLTVEGLAAQVIAVVEEVADGPVDLLGFSMGSPVAAAVAALRPDLVRRLVLVAGWAHTDGDEYLRNLFTLWSNLGVSDPASFGRSVAMTGFSRGFLNAIGRAEVEALIPNMPPTPGTLRHVDLDLRIDIRALLPRIEAETLVIGCTLDATVPVENSRALHASIARSSYAEIDAGHVAFFEKEDEFVKLVAEFVDPA